A region of the Stieleria neptunia genome:
ATTGTCCGACCCCCAGCGGGTTGCCGATCAGCGGTTCGCTGGCCAACAAGGCGTCGATTTCGCCGAGCACGTCCAGCAGTTCGCTTTCGTCTGAATCATGGAACCAGTGGACGTCAACGGTGCTGAATTCCAGCCCGCCGAGTGACCGGTCCAGGTGCCGAAGCGCCTGGGCCGCTTCGCCCGATTCGCTCAATCCGCTGTAACGTTTTTCGTCGGGTTGCAACTGCAAGGAAATGATCGCGAGTGCGAACGTGACGGCGATCGCGATGCGGGCGACCGCGCGGTCGCGCCGCAGCACCCAATCGACCAGCGGCCCGATCCGGCGCAACTGGCCGTCGACCAGACTTTTGCCCAGCCCGACGTGCAGTCGTCGTCCCAGTGGCGAACGACATCCCAGCGGGATCACCGTCAACACGCTGACGAACGTCATCGCAACACCGACGACGCAGCAGAGACCGAAGTCGCGGACGATCTCGTGATGAGCCCACAACAGTGACAAAAATCCGATCGCCGTCGTGGTGCTGGTCAGTAAACACGCCATGCCGACGCGCGAGATTCCACGCCGCGCCGCCTCGTTGACCGCCAGGCCGCTGGCACGTTGTTGGCGGATCTCGACCATCAAATGCACCGAGTCGGTCAGCCCGACCAGGCTGACCAACACGGGCACGATGATGTCGTTGAACGGGTTGTCTTGCAGATCCAGGAAATGCAACATCCCGGTCGTCCACAAGACACCGACGGCCGGCGCCACGGCGACGATCATCACGGCCGAGAAACCGCGAAACAGGATCACCGCCGAGAGCAACATGATCGAGTACCCGATCAGTTGGTACTTGGTCGAATCGGTCACATGATTGTTCGCCATCATCAAGTGCAACGGCACCGGGCCGGTCAGTTGAAATTCCAACGCGACACCGGGGATTTTCGCCGCAATCGATTGGGCGCGCTCCCGGATCTCGCTGGTCACCGCTGCGTCGCTGGTGACAAAGAACCAATCGATCCCCAAGTGCATCAACACCGTCCGACCGTCTTGGGAGATCAGTTGGCCGACCGCCAGCGGATTCTCAAGGACTCGGTCGCGAGCCTCGTTCAATTGTCGCTTCGACGCGTTGTCACTCGGTAGCAGCGTTCCCGAAAGTCCGAACAGGTTGAAACCGGGAACGCTATCGAGCCACATCACGTTGTCAATCTGGGGCATCGACTGCAACCCCTCGGCGACCTGTCGCATGGCGCGCAGATGCGATCCGGTGAACAGGTCCGCCTCGCCCGACGGATCGACGCGTGCCACCAAGACGCATTGTCCGCCGCCGACTTGAAAGGGCTGGACGTTGTCGGGGACGCGGCCGCCACCCGGGTAGTCCATGTTGCGCCGATCGGAGCGATTGGATGTCCCCGAATCGTCGGCTTGTTCCACGGTTTCAGGAATTAGATCGGTAATCAGGGCCGGGTTGGTAAACCCGATCGTCGCCAGCGTCGACATGACGACAAACACCGCAATTTGCGCCCCTGGGTGATCGGCCCACCAAAAGAACAGCCGTGCGCCGAAGCCCGTTGTTTGCTTCGTCCCAGTCACAGTCGCTCCGCCGCGGCGGTTCTGATTTCATCGCATTCGATTTTTCCGTCGCGATTTCGGTCGACGTGACGGAACCCGAATCGTTGGAACGTGACCGGCGTCTCGTCACGTTCGACGATGCCGTCTCGGTTCGTATCCATGGACGCCATGAACTGGGTGACGTGTTCCTCGATCCGTTTTTCACGTTCGGTGCGTTGACGTTGCGAGAGTGCCTTTGGCTTTTGGACCCGGTAGTGCGGACCGCCGCGGGGGATGGCAACGTCGAAGAACGCAATCGCCATTTCTTCCCAGGTTTGATCACCCCAAGAAACGAAGTCGTTCGGATTTGGATTGAAGGGATTGCGGGCTGAGTTGTCAAAGCTGACGGACATCTGCAACGATTCGACGTCGCTTAAGTCGATCGGGGTCTTGAATTCGTACCAGTGTTGCCAGTTGAAATCGTAATGCGGCACGCTGAGCAGCGGTTTGACCTGCCCGCCGGGGCGATTGGCTTGCAACCAAAACGATTTACCGCGCAGGTGCATGTGCGGTGTGATGCCCAGCATGCGGCTGTTCGGCGGAAAGGAATCGACCGACATTTCGACGACGTGATCGCGCACTCCCGGGGGAATCTCGAATTCATGATCGATCGCCAGTTGCGTGAACACTTCGTGGCTGACGTCGTCGGCGGCAATGTCCCAGACCCCGACCCGCGTGATGTCGTCTGCCTGTTGTCCGTTGGGGGTGTAGTGCATTTGAAACACCAGCTTCGATCCGGCGGGGACCAGTCGGGCATGACCGTCGGGCAAACCGACGGCGCGTTGACCGGGCACATAGGCCGCCATCCAGCCGATGCCATGGAATCGACTGCCGTCGGGAGGTCGGACGAAGACGATCGCGTGATGCACCACACTCGCGTTACCCGGAATCACCTGCGCCGCGCGGATCCAGCGGTCTTCGGTCCATTGCGGATCGACGACGAAATACTGGTATTCGACGACGCCTTCGGCGGGGACGGTGAAAGGCCGGTCACGCATCGCGATTTCGACGTCCGGCTCGCTGGAAAACTGCCAGCCGCCGGACCAACTCGGAAGTGTCGGGAGATCCTCGGCGTTGCCTTGCGGCATTCCGTTGTCCAGCCAGGTGGCAATCTTGTCGCGCGCCTCCTGCGGCATTTTCCGCTCGCCGACGAAATGCCCGATGTCGGGATCGGCGTGCCAGGGCGGCATCCGTTTCTGGTCGATGACTTCCAGGATCATCTGTCCCCAACCAACCACTTCGTCGTAGTCCGTCAGCGCCATCGGCGCGATCTCGCCGCTGCGATGACATTCCACGCAGTGTTCGTTCAGGATCGATGCGATGTCGGCGTTAAAGGTGACCGGTGTTGAAACCGACTCGTTCGTTTTGAGTTTTTCCGTGCGCGTGATCAGGCATCCGACGCTGGTGGTTCTCGGCTCTGGGACCGCGTTTCCCGACAACAGGGCTTCGATGGCATCTTGCAGATCGTTTTGAGTCGGCTCGGCACGCGAGACGCCAGGTTCGTACTGATCATCGATGCGTCCTTGATAAACCATCGCGCCGTCCGCGTCGATCACAAACACTTCGGGGGTCCGCGTCGCACCGAAGGCGTCGGCGATCGACTGATCGGCATCTTTGACCATCGGAAACTCGATCGCGTACTTCTTTGCGTACTCATCGATCTCCGCCGGTGAATCTTGCACATTGCTGTTGACGCCGAGAAACACGACGCCACGGTCGGCATACTCGTCGGCCAATCGCTGTAGTCGCGGTCCATAGAGCCGTGCCAGCGGGCATTCGGTTCCCAGGAAACAAACCACGTTGAACGCCGAACCGTCCACCGAGATCACTTGTCCGGCCGTTCCGCGAAAGGTCAGCTGTTGCAGCGCAACGGCATTCGCGGCAGAAACATTCCCCGCGAACAGACAAGCCAACAAGCTGCAAATGATGGAAATGCGAAGAACTGTGGTGCTCATGAATGGATGGCTCCCTGTGATCAATCCGGGCGGGGACGCGATGTCACTCAGCCGTGTTCGAGTCCACCGTGCCGGGCAACGCTGTGAAGCATTTTTTAGCGGTAGGGCGCGAGCCCTCCGGTATTGTGGCAGAGAGGAAGGACCGGAGGGCTCGCGCCCTGCCGCTAAAACCTCAAGAAACACATGGGAAAAATGCTTCACAGCGTTACCTGCCGGTGCGTCTCGATTCCGCCATCGCCCTGGCCGCTTGTTCGGCTGCCGTCGCTTGTTGCTGCGCTTGTTGCCGCGCACGTTCGGCAGCAAGTCTAGCGTGCATCAGCCGCATTTGAAACAGAGTGCCGCCGGCCAGGACCAGGCACAGGGTGATGCCGACGACGGCGCGTTTGCGGTAGGCCTGACCGCCGAACCATGTGACAACAAAAAACGCGAACGCGATCAGCACGAATCCGAGCGGCGGCCGGTTTCGCATGAACATCGCCAGGAACCCGAGTGATGCGAACGCGAGACCGGCCCAAAAGCAGACCTTGCCAAACCCACCCATTTGACGCTCGGCGGTATCCGGCGAAACGGTTTCCGGCGGTGACTGATAAGGGTTTGTTGGGATGCTCATTCGATCACTCAAGTGGCGTAAGCTTCCAGCTTGCGTTCGGGCGGCTCTCTCAGGATATCGCAAGCTGGAAGCTTACGCCACGGATCGCAAGCTGGAAGCTTACGCCACGGTTCGTGCCCTAGTGGTATCTTGAGTTGTCGCCGCCGTCCCAGAGGTCGGGGTTGCTGCCCAGGGCGGATTTCAGTTCATCGGTTGCCAGGTCCACGGCGGTGACCGTTTCAGCGGTCAGCGAGCGATCGAGAAAGTCGACGTTCTGTCGCAATTGATCCGTGTTGCGCGCCCCCGCGATGACGCTGACCACGCCGGGTTTGGCAATCGTCCAGGCCAACGCCAGCTCCGCCATGCTGTATCCGACCGACGCGGCGATTTCGCGGATCCGATCGAGCGCCGCAAAGGTCTCGGTTTCACAACCGGGTTCTCCATGACGTGCCAGTGGCCGCTCGGTCGTGAAGTGACGTGACCGGGCTCGGCCGTCGGGAACCTCCGCGGCAGTCTTGTATTTGTCAGCCAGCATGCCGTGCATCAGCGGGCTGTAAACCAGCATCCCGATGCCTGTTTCGACACAACGCGGTTGAATTTCAAACTCGATCATTCTGGCGATCAAGTTGTACGGCAGTTGATTCGTCATTGGCTTTTGTAAGGGAACAATGGCGTCCAAGTCCTTGACGCCTGCGTTGCAAACCCCGATGTGACGTACTTTGCCTTGCTGTTGAAGATCTCGCAGGGCTCCCCAGGTTTCGGCGATCGGAACGTCGGGACTGGTCCAATGGGTTTGATAGAGATCCAAGTAATCGGTTTGCAGACGCGCCAGTGATGCGTCGCAGTCCGTTTTGACGTCCTCAGGACGCATCATGTCCGGGCGGACTTTGCTGGCGATGACCAGCTTGTCACGCAAGTTGTTCTCCGCGACCACTTTTCCGAGCAGGGTTTCGCTGGCGCCGTCGCCGTACACCGGCGCGGTGTCAAAGAAATTCACGCCGGCATCGACCGCTGCCAACATCGCACCGACCGATTCCTCTTCGGCGCGATCGCCCCAATGGAAGTCGCTGGTGATGCCCCAGCACCCAAAGCACAATTGGGAAACGGAAAGATCGGTATCGGGGAACAAGTGGTATTTCATTGGAATCGAAGTCGTAGAACAACGCGGCTGGATGGTTTGAAAGACGGGCGGTGAGACCGTAGTTTAGCAATGAGCGGCTCCGGTTGCTTCGCTGCCGTCGTTAGCGCGGCGACCGTGGCGAGACGGGGTGCAGAATGATGGAGGCGTCGGATTCTGGCTACGCGATCTGAGCGGTCAGAACATCATTCTGCCCCGTATCATTCTGCCACTCGATTTCTTTTTTCCATTCCGCCAGCTAGAACACTTGCGCAACGAACGCACGTTTGCTGTTGCGTAATGACCACCTTTCGTTTCCGTCCGTCGCGACAAAGCCCGAGCGGGGGCGACGTTTGATCCGTCTCGCGCACAGGCATCGCCTTTGATACACTTGGGTCGATTCAAGATCCCAGAGGGAGTGTCACGAAGCCCCTCCACATCCAAGAGTTCTGCAATTAATGATCAACCCACGTTCACTTTCACGACGTCATTGGCTGGCCGCCTTGCCGGCCGTTGCCACTGCGACCGGGCAATTCTGTCAGGCCGCCGAACAACCTCGCATTCGCGTCGGCCAGATCGGAACCAAACACGCCCACGCCAGCGGCAAGCTGCAAGCGATGTTGAAGTTTCCCGAGACCTTTGAACTCGTCGGAGTCGTGGAGCCCGATGCGGAACGTCGTGCGGCGATGGTTGATCGCGATCCGTATCGGGGTGTCACGTGGTTGACCGAGTCGGAATTGCTTTCGACGCCTGGTCTGCAAGCGGTGGCGGTGGAAACCGACATCCCCAACTTGGTGCCGACGGCGGTGCGTTGTTTGAAGGCCGGCAAACACATTCACTTGGACAAGCCGGCCGGCGAATCGTTGGATGCCTGTCGTGCGATGCACGAGATCGCCACCGAGCGTGAGCTGACCATCCAGATGGGCTACATGCTGCGTTACAACCCCGCGTTTCAGTTCGCCGATCGGATCGTCCGCGCCGGCTGGCTGGGGGAAATCACCGAGATCAGCGGCATGATGGGCAAGTACATGAACGACGGCGGCCGACTGGAACTGGCCAAGATTTCCGGTGGCGGCATGTTCGAGCTGGCCTGCCATTTGATCGATCAAGTCGTCTCGTTGCTCGGGCCGCCGGAGAACGTCACTTCACATCTGCGGCGGACGTTTCCCGAGAAAGATACGTTTGCGGACAACCAGTTGGCGGTGTTTGACTATCCCCAAGCGATCGCGACGATTCGTTGCAACCACATCGATCCGATGGGCGGTGCCCGTCGCCAGTTTTCCGTCACCGGTACCGAAGGCACGTTTGAGATTCGGCCGTTGGAACCGACACCGAAAGGCAGATTGGGGCTGGATCGTCCCCGCGGCGATTTTAGAAAGGGATACCAGGACGTGACGTTCGAAAGTCCATCAGGGCGCTACGATGAGGAGTTTTTGGATCTGGCAAGCGTGATCCGCGGTGAGAAAAAGCTGCGTTGGGACGCCGCGCACGACATCGCCACGCACGAGGCGGTGCTGCGCGCCAGCGGCATGCTTTGACGAGGCAGATGACGGCGGATTATCATGATGGTGTTCCCGTGAGGGACCGTTGCCTCAACTTGTCCGAGTCATTACCAATGAGCACCCGTTTGCATTTAACCGCGGCCGAATTCGATCGCATGGTGACGTGCGGTGCGTTTGACCACCTCAATCGCAAAGTTGAATTGATTCGGGGGGGGCTTCGTGAAATGAATCCAGCCGGTCCGCTACACGACGATTTGATCATGTTTCTCACCGGCTGGTCTGTGCGCTCCACGTCGGCCGACCAGATTTCCGTGACAGCGCAGACGGGATTAGATCTGGCGGAACTCGATAGTCGACCGGAGCCTGACTTGCTTTGGGTCCGCGCGGGACGCTATCAACAAAGGCATCCGTCGGCCGAAGATGTCAAGCTCGCGATTGAAGTTTCGCACAGTAGCTTGAACTACGATCTTCGAGAGAAGGCGGAGTTGTACGCCGAAGCCAGCATCACGGAGTACTGGCTGGTCGACGCCGGCGGTGACTGTGTCCACGTCTTTCGCAGCTCTCAAGGAAAAGCCTACACCGACCACACCGTCGCTCGCCGCGGTGATCGGATTTCTCCGCTGGCGGCACCCGAAGCCGTGCTCGATCTAGACGAATTGTTCGGGTGACGATGCACTAATCGTCGAACACCGGTGGATCCATTTTGATTTCATCGATCACTTGGCGGGCCCGTTCGGCATCCTCTTCGAACGTTTTGATCTTGACCATGCCGGGTGCTTCGGCGCGAAAACCGGACGTAAATCCGCCGGTCGCGACGGCGCGTATCCCGGCGTCCTGAAGCACCGACACGACGATCGAAGCCGACAATTCATCGGTCCGCTCGGCGACCGTCACCAGCTTGGCGGTGTCCAGGTTCTTTTCGTCTTCGAGCATGATCGGGGTTCTCGGAAACAACGGGGCATCTTTGTATCCACTATGATACACCACGGATGGCAAGGCGTCCCCATGGATGTCACGTGCGAATGGTATCCGTGGGTACGCCTTGCCATCCGTGGGCGGAATAACGTGGATGGCTCAGTGCAGAGAATCATGACTGGAATTCGAGCAATTGCTTCAGTGTTCGTCGCGGCCATCGTGATCTTGCCAGGTTACTGGACAGAAAGTGCGATGGCCGCGGATCCGCGGCCGAATTTTCTGGTGATCGTCAGCGATGATCAGCGACCCGATACGATCGCCGCGTTGGGCAACCCGGTGATCGAGACGCCGAATTTGGATCGACTGGTGCGTGATGGAATGACATTCACCCGCGCGACGTGTGCGTTCCCGCTCTGTGTGCCCAGCCGCGCCGAAATCCTGACCGGTGCGAGCGGGTTCCGCAATGGCGTCCCGTATGGCGGTGGTCGATTCAAACCGGGACAGACGTTTTGGGCGGACGCGCTTCGCGGTGCCGGCTACCAGACTTGGTATTCGGGCAAATGGATGAATGACGGTTCGCCGAAGACCC
Encoded here:
- a CDS encoding Uma2 family endonuclease, which produces MSTRLHLTAAEFDRMVTCGAFDHLNRKVELIRGGLREMNPAGPLHDDLIMFLTGWSVRSTSADQISVTAQTGLDLAELDSRPEPDLLWVRAGRYQQRHPSAEDVKLAIEVSHSSLNYDLREKAELYAEASITEYWLVDAGGDCVHVFRSSQGKAYTDHTVARRGDRISPLAAPEAVLDLDELFG
- a CDS encoding aldo/keto reductase, producing MKYHLFPDTDLSVSQLCFGCWGITSDFHWGDRAEEESVGAMLAAVDAGVNFFDTAPVYGDGASETLLGKVVAENNLRDKLVIASKVRPDMMRPEDVKTDCDASLARLQTDYLDLYQTHWTSPDVPIAETWGALRDLQQQGKVRHIGVCNAGVKDLDAIVPLQKPMTNQLPYNLIARMIEFEIQPRCVETGIGMLVYSPLMHGMLADKYKTAAEVPDGRARSRHFTTERPLARHGEPGCETETFAALDRIREIAASVGYSMAELALAWTIAKPGVVSVIAGARNTDQLRQNVDFLDRSLTAETVTAVDLATDELKSALGSNPDLWDGGDNSRYH
- a CDS encoding redoxin domain-containing protein, which gives rise to MSTTVLRISIICSLLACLFAGNVSAANAVALQQLTFRGTAGQVISVDGSAFNVVCFLGTECPLARLYGPRLQRLADEYADRGVVFLGVNSNVQDSPAEIDEYAKKYAIEFPMVKDADQSIADAFGATRTPEVFVIDADGAMVYQGRIDDQYEPGVSRAEPTQNDLQDAIEALLSGNAVPEPRTTSVGCLITRTEKLKTNESVSTPVTFNADIASILNEHCVECHRSGEIAPMALTDYDEVVGWGQMILEVIDQKRMPPWHADPDIGHFVGERKMPQEARDKIATWLDNGMPQGNAEDLPTLPSWSGGWQFSSEPDVEIAMRDRPFTVPAEGVVEYQYFVVDPQWTEDRWIRAAQVIPGNASVVHHAIVFVRPPDGSRFHGIGWMAAYVPGQRAVGLPDGHARLVPAGSKLVFQMHYTPNGQQADDITRVGVWDIAADDVSHEVFTQLAIDHEFEIPPGVRDHVVEMSVDSFPPNSRMLGITPHMHLRGKSFWLQANRPGGQVKPLLSVPHYDFNWQHWYEFKTPIDLSDVESLQMSVSFDNSARNPFNPNPNDFVSWGDQTWEEMAIAFFDVAIPRGGPHYRVQKPKALSQRQRTEREKRIEEHVTQFMASMDTNRDGIVERDETPVTFQRFGFRHVDRNRDGKIECDEIRTAAAERL
- a CDS encoding efflux RND transporter permease subunit, which translates into the protein MFVVMSTLATIGFTNPALITDLIPETVEQADDSGTSNRSDRRNMDYPGGGRVPDNVQPFQVGGGQCVLVARVDPSGEADLFTGSHLRAMRQVAEGLQSMPQIDNVMWLDSVPGFNLFGLSGTLLPSDNASKRQLNEARDRVLENPLAVGQLISQDGRTVLMHLGIDWFFVTSDAAVTSEIRERAQSIAAKIPGVALEFQLTGPVPLHLMMANNHVTDSTKYQLIGYSIMLLSAVILFRGFSAVMIVAVAPAVGVLWTTGMLHFLDLQDNPFNDIIVPVLVSLVGLTDSVHLMVEIRQQRASGLAVNEAARRGISRVGMACLLTSTTTAIGFLSLLWAHHEIVRDFGLCCVVGVAMTFVSVLTVIPLGCRSPLGRRLHVGLGKSLVDGQLRRIGPLVDWVLRRDRAVARIAIAVTFALAIISLQLQPDEKRYSGLSESGEAAQALRHLDRSLGGLEFSTVDVHWFHDSDESELLDVLGEIDALLASEPLIGNPLGVGQLLAALPGDGDAKERMTLLELLPPSLKRAFYVPERRFASVQFRVQDLGIAAYSEPFQRIERGLNSIADRHPDFGLALEGNAVWRWRNIYQIVTDLATSLGTASVVIWLVLTIVYRSIRIGLISIIPNLFPLAATATMLVFSGQHLEMVTVCVFTICVGIAVDDTIHFLTRYQEEMKLGGQHQEVIRRAFTGVGSALLMTTIVLVAGLGSAIVGDSRDARLFGIMGCLTLATALFADVLLLPAMLSRFARSKDKVG
- a CDS encoding Gfo/Idh/MocA family protein gives rise to the protein MINPRSLSRRHWLAALPAVATATGQFCQAAEQPRIRVGQIGTKHAHASGKLQAMLKFPETFELVGVVEPDAERRAAMVDRDPYRGVTWLTESELLSTPGLQAVAVETDIPNLVPTAVRCLKAGKHIHLDKPAGESLDACRAMHEIATERELTIQMGYMLRYNPAFQFADRIVRAGWLGEITEISGMMGKYMNDGGRLELAKISGGGMFELACHLIDQVVSLLGPPENVTSHLRRTFPEKDTFADNQLAVFDYPQAIATIRCNHIDPMGGARRQFSVTGTEGTFEIRPLEPTPKGRLGLDRPRGDFRKGYQDVTFESPSGRYDEEFLDLASVIRGEKKLRWDAAHDIATHEAVLRASGML
- a CDS encoding putative signal transducing protein; translated protein: MLEDEKNLDTAKLVTVAERTDELSASIVVSVLQDAGIRAVATGGFTSGFRAEAPGMVKIKTFEEDAERARQVIDEIKMDPPVFDD